In Mycobacterium gallinarum, a single window of DNA contains:
- a CDS encoding uroporphyrinogen-III synthase has protein sequence MSEPDWAPLTGFRVAVTSARRAEELGTLLERRGATVTSAAAITMVPLPDDEALRAHTEALIDAPPDIVIATTGIGFRGWIAAADGWGLANDLTAALGNARIVSRGPKATGALRAAGLPEEWSPESESSREVLHYLVEGGIAGKRIAVQLHGATDDWDPFPEFLDELRAAGAQVVPIRVYRWHPAPRNGEFDQLVMGIADEKFDAVSFTSAPAVASVLMRAAELGIEDRLLAALRTNVHAMCVGPVTARPLVRLGVPTSAPERMRLGALARHITDELPLLCARTTRVAGHVLEIRGTCVLVDGEVKAVSPAGMATIRALAHQPGAVVSRHALLSVLPGSGTDTHAVETAVLRLRTALGDKNIVSTVVKRGYRLAVDEDLVHAR, from the coding sequence ATGAGTGAGCCTGACTGGGCACCGCTCACCGGGTTTCGGGTGGCGGTGACCTCCGCCCGGCGTGCCGAGGAGCTTGGCACGCTGCTGGAACGCCGCGGCGCGACCGTCACCAGCGCGGCAGCGATCACGATGGTGCCGCTGCCCGACGATGAGGCGCTGCGCGCACACACCGAGGCGCTGATCGATGCACCGCCCGACATCGTGATCGCCACCACCGGCATCGGATTCCGCGGTTGGATCGCGGCGGCCGACGGCTGGGGGCTGGCGAACGACCTGACCGCCGCGCTCGGGAATGCCCGCATCGTGTCGCGCGGGCCCAAGGCGACGGGCGCTCTGCGCGCCGCCGGGCTGCCCGAGGAGTGGTCACCCGAGTCGGAATCGTCGCGAGAGGTGTTGCACTACCTCGTCGAGGGCGGCATCGCCGGGAAACGCATCGCGGTGCAACTGCACGGCGCCACCGACGACTGGGATCCGTTTCCGGAGTTCCTCGACGAACTGCGCGCCGCCGGCGCTCAGGTGGTGCCGATCCGGGTCTACCGCTGGCATCCCGCACCGCGCAACGGTGAATTCGATCAATTGGTGATGGGCATCGCGGACGAGAAGTTCGACGCGGTGAGTTTCACCTCGGCGCCGGCGGTCGCGTCGGTACTCATGCGTGCGGCCGAGTTGGGGATCGAGGATCGGCTGCTCGCCGCGCTGCGCACGAATGTGCACGCGATGTGCGTCGGGCCCGTGACGGCGCGGCCACTGGTCCGGCTCGGTGTGCCTACATCGGCACCGGAGCGAATGCGGTTGGGCGCGTTGGCCCGCCACATCACCGACGAACTCCCGCTGCTGTGCGCGCGCACCACCCGGGTGGCCGGCCACGTGCTCGAGATCCGCGGCACCTGCGTCCTCGTCGACGGGGAGGTCAAGGCGGTTTCACCGGCCGGGATGGCGACGATCCGGGCGCTTGCGCATCAACCCGGCGCGGTGGTGTCACGCCACGCGCTGCTTTCGGTGCTGCCCGGCAGCGGTACCGACACCCACGCTGTGGAGACGGCCGTGTTGCGGTTACGAACTGCCTTGGGAGACAAGAACATCGTATCGACGGTCGTCAAGCGGGGGTACCGACTGGCCGTCGACGAGGACTTGGTGCACGCACGATGA
- a CDS encoding GNAT family N-acetyltransferase has product MREDPFPRVHCARLIHTSDLDNETREDARRMVTDAFGGEFTDADWEHSLGGMHALISDHGALIAHAAVVQRRLLYRGTALRCGYVEGVAVREDRRGQGLASAVMNAVEQVLRGAYHLGALSASDAGRHIYPARGWLPWQGPTSVLGPAGVTRTPDDDGCLFVLPIALPDGGELDRTAEITCDWRDGDVW; this is encoded by the coding sequence CTGCGGGAGGACCCGTTTCCTCGCGTGCACTGCGCCCGCCTGATCCACACCTCCGATCTCGACAACGAGACCCGCGAGGACGCGCGCCGAATGGTCACCGACGCGTTCGGCGGCGAGTTCACCGACGCCGACTGGGAGCACTCGCTGGGCGGTATGCACGCGCTGATCTCCGATCACGGCGCGTTGATCGCACACGCGGCGGTGGTCCAACGGCGGCTGCTGTACCGCGGTACCGCGTTGCGATGCGGCTACGTCGAAGGTGTCGCGGTGCGCGAAGACCGGCGCGGCCAGGGCCTGGCCAGCGCCGTCATGAACGCCGTGGAACAGGTGCTGCGCGGCGCGTATCACCTCGGCGCGCTGAGCGCGTCGGATGCGGGCAGACACATCTATCCGGCCCGCGGTTGGCTGCCGTGGCAGGGCCCGACGTCGGTACTGGGGCCCGCCGGAGTGACGCGGACCCCGGACGACGACGGCTGCCTGTTCGTCTTGCCGATTGCTCTGCCTGACGGCGGTGAACTGGACCGCACCGCGGAGATCACCTGCGACTGGCGTGACGGCGACGTCTGGTAG
- a CDS encoding 5-oxoprolinase/urea amidolyase family protein, with protein sequence MGATLEILHSGPLSLIEDLGRPGLAHMGVSRSGAADRRSHTLANRLVANPGELATIEVTFGGLTARVRGGDKKGVAIAVTGADTDPAVNGVPFGTNSIHFVRDGEVITLGAPHSGLRTYLAVRGGIDVEPVLGSRSYDVMSAIGPLPLAPGDVLPVGEHSDEFPELDQAPVAPIEDDVLELMVVPGPRDDWFVDPDVLIRTNWQATNKSDRVGMRLVGMPLEYRWPDRQLPSEGATRGAIQVPPNGFPVILGPDHPVTGGYPVIGVVADDDIDRVAQIRPGQTVRMHWTRPRRPFEGSP encoded by the coding sequence ATGGGCGCCACACTCGAGATCCTGCATTCTGGTCCGCTGTCGCTGATCGAAGATCTGGGCCGACCGGGTCTGGCTCACATGGGGGTGAGCAGGTCCGGTGCCGCCGATCGCCGCTCCCACACCCTGGCGAACCGGCTGGTGGCCAATCCGGGAGAGCTGGCCACCATCGAGGTGACGTTCGGCGGCCTGACGGCGCGTGTGCGCGGCGGGGACAAGAAAGGCGTCGCCATCGCGGTCACCGGAGCCGACACCGACCCGGCCGTCAATGGAGTTCCGTTCGGCACGAACAGCATTCACTTTGTGCGCGACGGCGAGGTGATCACGCTCGGCGCACCGCACTCGGGCCTTCGGACCTATCTGGCCGTCCGCGGCGGCATCGACGTCGAGCCCGTGCTCGGCTCCCGCTCATACGACGTCATGTCGGCCATCGGGCCGCTGCCCCTTGCGCCGGGTGACGTCCTGCCTGTCGGCGAGCACAGCGACGAGTTCCCCGAGCTGGATCAGGCACCGGTGGCCCCGATCGAGGATGACGTGCTCGAACTGATGGTGGTGCCGGGCCCGCGCGACGACTGGTTCGTCGACCCCGATGTGCTGATCCGCACCAACTGGCAGGCCACCAACAAGAGCGACCGCGTGGGGATGCGGCTGGTCGGGATGCCGCTGGAATATCGGTGGCCCGATCGCCAGCTGCCCAGCGAGGGCGCGACGCGCGGAGCAATTCAGGTGCCGCCGAACGGTTTCCCGGTGATCTTGGGCCCTGACCATCCAGTCACCGGCGGATACCCGGTGATCGGCGTGGTCGCCGACGACGACATCGACAGGGTCGCCCAAATCCGGCCCGGGCAGACGGTGCGCATGCACTGGACGCGACCGCGCAGGCCATTCGAAGGCAGCCCATAG
- a CDS encoding 5-oxoprolinase subunit B family protein — protein MSVTVDLMDANATGAGPAKIRDYGDRALLLEFDGTDEVLAWSAAIRSAELPGVLDIVPASRTVLIKLAGTRYQGPTRQRLGKLDVVAASESAEPAGAVQIDVHIDVVYDGPDLDDVARLTGMSADQVVAAHTDAPWRVGFGGFAPGFAYLIGGDARLEVPRRDEPRTKVPVGAVGLAGQFSGVYPRESPGGWQLIGRTADGQAALWDVERDPPALLIPGMWVQFRAVG, from the coding sequence ATGAGCGTGACAGTGGATCTCATGGACGCCAACGCGACGGGTGCGGGTCCCGCCAAGATCCGCGACTACGGGGATCGGGCCCTGCTGCTGGAATTCGACGGGACCGACGAAGTGCTGGCGTGGTCAGCGGCGATCCGTTCTGCCGAACTGCCGGGGGTGCTCGACATCGTTCCTGCCTCGCGCACCGTGCTGATCAAGCTGGCCGGTACCCGGTACCAGGGCCCCACCCGGCAGCGACTGGGCAAGCTGGACGTCGTCGCCGCATCGGAGTCGGCCGAGCCTGCCGGTGCGGTTCAGATCGACGTTCACATCGACGTGGTCTACGACGGTCCCGATCTCGACGACGTCGCGCGGCTCACCGGAATGAGCGCCGATCAGGTCGTCGCGGCGCATACCGACGCACCGTGGCGCGTCGGATTCGGCGGCTTCGCACCGGGTTTCGCATATCTGATCGGGGGGGATGCACGACTCGAGGTCCCCCGGCGGGACGAGCCGCGCACCAAGGTCCCGGTCGGGGCGGTGGGTCTCGCCGGCCAGTTCAGCGGGGTTTATCCCCGCGAGTCTCCCGGCGGCTGGCAGCTGATCGGACGCACCGCCGACGGTCAGGCGGCGCTGTGGGATGTCGAACGTGATCCGCCCGCGCTGCTGATACCGGGCATGTGGGTGCAGTTTCGAGCGGTGGGTTAG
- a CDS encoding queuosine precursor transporter has product MTATSTESEHRGFALTGSAYYPVLVAIFTGLVLISNVSATKGIAFGPIIGDWSLITDGGFIVFPMTYVIGDVLSEVYGFRATRKAIYIAFVMEAIAAFTFWLTAYLPAADFYTNQAAFEAVVKPFTQLIIAGLAGFIVGQTLNAWVVVKIKERTKEKHLWARLIGSTIVGEFADTVVFCTIAAGAIGISTWGDFLTYVALGWVYKTVVEILVLPITYRVIAYIKRREPTYRPAV; this is encoded by the coding sequence GTGACCGCCACCAGCACAGAGTCCGAGCACCGGGGTTTCGCACTCACGGGTTCGGCCTACTATCCCGTGCTCGTCGCGATCTTCACCGGCCTCGTGCTCATCTCCAACGTGTCCGCCACCAAGGGCATCGCGTTCGGACCGATCATCGGCGACTGGTCGCTGATCACCGACGGCGGGTTCATCGTGTTCCCGATGACGTACGTGATCGGCGACGTGTTGTCCGAGGTGTACGGCTTCCGGGCCACCCGCAAGGCCATCTACATCGCCTTCGTCATGGAGGCCATCGCCGCGTTCACGTTCTGGCTCACCGCCTACCTGCCCGCGGCTGACTTCTACACCAACCAGGCGGCGTTCGAGGCAGTCGTCAAGCCGTTCACGCAGTTGATCATCGCCGGGCTCGCGGGCTTCATCGTCGGGCAGACGCTCAACGCGTGGGTGGTCGTCAAGATCAAGGAACGGACCAAGGAGAAACACCTGTGGGCCCGGTTGATCGGGTCGACGATCGTCGGCGAATTCGCTGACACCGTGGTGTTCTGCACCATCGCGGCAGGCGCGATAGGCATCAGCACATGGGGCGACTTCCTCACCTACGTAGCGCTGGGCTGGGTGTACAAGACCGTCGTCGAGATCCTCGTGCTGCCCATCACGTACCGGGTGATCGCGTACATCAAGCGCCGCGAGCCGACGTATCGGCCCGCCGTGTGA
- a CDS encoding ABC transporter substrate-binding protein, which produces MRASLSRRSFLALTAGAAAAFAAACESKPGEVADDGSVTVKHVFGETKVPAPPKRVVSAGLTGQDDLLAVGVVPIAVTDWFGGEPLGVWPWAQSKLGGAQPVVLNLVDGIPVDQIAGLQPDLVIATNAGLDRDTYNRLTAIAPTIAQSGQDAFFEPWKDQAGAIGQAVFKHDEMQALIAAVDERFAAAGSNNQRFAGTRVLLLEGTLGPDGPTVMSPDWRSEFLTKMGCAVAENIDSADVLIWTTESDEQQAALLADPAVAKLPATRNVFTGKELGGAIAFASTLSYPVVADQLPAHIARAIA; this is translated from the coding sequence GTGCGTGCTTCGTTGTCCCGGCGGAGTTTCCTGGCGTTGACTGCCGGAGCGGCGGCGGCCTTCGCGGCCGCCTGCGAATCGAAGCCCGGCGAGGTCGCCGACGATGGTTCGGTCACCGTCAAGCACGTGTTCGGCGAGACCAAGGTCCCGGCGCCGCCCAAGCGGGTGGTCAGCGCGGGCCTCACCGGACAAGACGACCTGCTCGCCGTCGGCGTCGTGCCGATCGCGGTGACGGACTGGTTCGGGGGCGAGCCGTTGGGCGTATGGCCATGGGCGCAATCGAAACTCGGCGGTGCGCAGCCGGTGGTGCTGAACCTCGTCGACGGCATCCCGGTCGACCAGATCGCCGGACTGCAGCCCGATCTGGTCATCGCCACCAATGCCGGCCTCGACCGCGACACCTACAACCGGCTGACGGCCATCGCCCCGACGATCGCGCAATCGGGTCAGGACGCGTTCTTCGAGCCGTGGAAGGATCAGGCGGGCGCCATCGGCCAGGCGGTGTTCAAGCACGACGAGATGCAGGCGCTGATCGCCGCCGTCGACGAGCGATTCGCCGCCGCGGGTTCGAACAATCAGCGGTTCGCCGGCACGCGGGTGCTGCTGCTCGAAGGCACGCTCGGTCCGGACGGACCCACGGTGATGTCCCCGGACTGGCGCAGTGAATTCCTCACGAAGATGGGCTGCGCCGTCGCCGAGAACATCGATTCGGCCGACGTGCTGATCTGGACCACGGAAAGCGACGAACAGCAGGCCGCCCTGCTCGCCGATCCGGCCGTGGCGAAACTGCCCGCCACCCGGAATGTGTTCACCGGTAAGGAACTCGGGGGTGCCATCGCCTTCGCCTCGACCCTGTCCTATCCGGTGGTCGCCGACCAGCTGCCGGCCCACATCGCCAGGGCGATCGCCTGA